One window from the genome of Solea solea chromosome 13, fSolSol10.1, whole genome shotgun sequence encodes:
- the LOC131471081 gene encoding protein S100-A11-like: MESAIGVLVTQFKAYAGSDGSSDTLSRDEFCKLLKSELSNFVKDAADPAVVDQLMSSLDKNNDGELNFLEFWHLIGHLASKHGGFSQ; this comes from the exons ATGGAGTCTGCTATTGGTGTGTTGGTGACCCAGTTCAAGGCGTACGCTGGCAGTGATGGTTCGTCTGACACACTGAGCCGAGACGAGTTCTGCAAACTGCTCAAATCAGAGCTCTCTAACTTTGTTAAG GACGCTGCTGACCCTGCTGTTGTTGACCAACTTATGAGTTCATTGGACAAGAACAATGATGGGGAGCTAAATTTCCTGGAGTTCTGGCACCTGATTGGGCATCTTGCGAGCAAGCATGGAGGCTTCAGCCAATAG
- the si:ch211-105c13.3 gene encoding protein S100-A16: protein MEEAIKTIVTTFVGHAKGKENLKSGAFKKMVQQNFGSIMEDTDSSSAIKEMQQGLDANNDGEVSFQEYLTLIGYVANSMSKKVCDSNQVAAP from the exons aTGGAAGAAGCCATCAAAACGATCGTGACCACGTTTGTCGGTCATGCCAAGGGGAAGGAGAACCTAAAGTCAGGCGCCTTCAAGAAGATGGTACAGCAGAATTTCGGCTCCATCATGGAA GACACAGACAGCTCATCTGCCATTAAGGAGATGCAGCAGGGACTGGATGCTAACAACGATGGAGAGGTCAGCTTCCAGGAATACCTCACTCTGATTGGCTATGTGGCCAATTCCATGAGTAAAAAAGTGTGTGACTCTAATCAAGTGGCGGCTCCCTAG
- the s100t gene encoding S100 calcium binding protein T, which translates to MSKSENPSTLENAMQLMIQTFHKYSGDEGDKYTLSRSELKEMLTTELATYLGNAQDKEAVDKIMGDLDSNNDGEVDFTEFIILIGALTVACNDYFQEYNDKQEKKK; encoded by the exons ATGTCCAAATCAGAGAACCCTTCCACCCTGGAGAACGCCATGCAGCTCATGATCCAGACCTTTCATAAGTACTCTGGAGACGAGGGGGACAAATATACACTGAGCAGGAGTGAGCTCAAGGAGATGCTCACCACAGAGCTTGCCACCTACCTGGGG aatgCCCAGGATAAGGAGGCAGTGGATAAAATTATGGGCGATCTGGATTCCAACAACGACGGCGAGGTAGATTTCACCGAGTTCATCATCCTGATCGGAGCTCTTACCGTAGCGTGCAATGACTACTTCCAAGAGTACAATGAcaaacaggagaagaagaagtga